Part of the Pseudoliparis swirei isolate HS2019 ecotype Mariana Trench chromosome 18, NWPU_hadal_v1, whole genome shotgun sequence genome is shown below.
GGGCGGCGGCGAGGCGGGGCACGGCGCCGCGTAGTTGTGCTGCAGGTGGATCTCGAAGTAGTGGCGCTGGTGGgcccgctgctcctcctcgcGCTTCTGCTGGCGGGCGGAGAGGTCGGACAGCGAGGgccggggggaggagcctgaggagCAGCGCACCACGGTGACCACGTCGATCTCCTCTTCtgtagaggagaagaagaagaaaggtgaGACCGGAGCAACGACCTCGTGAGACATCTGACATTTCagaggggccacacacacacacacacacgtagtaacacaagttttattgattttaaaaaaactaaaaaataagtattttcggTGAAATTGGCCCATAAAGCAATTTTCTGTAGAAGTTTATTGGAAAttctgaaataaatacaaatttggAAAACAtccattatataaaatataattttttattaatattttcagATTGAGCAATCCGTAAAAAAATGTTTCAGACAATAATAAAAACGTCAAGAATAAttcccttcttcctctgtgGTTTACTGGAGTCGGTGGAGTGACTCATTAGGAGTTAATGGATGAAGCCGCAACAGTGACCACACAACAcgagtcacacacagacacacacggtcGATTATCTCTCCTAAAACCACTCATCTACTCATGTCAGTGGAGggctgaagctccgccccctccactgTAACAACATCCCCAAGTCGTAAAAAAGCTTCagctgatgtaaaaaaaaaaaagaggcggaTAAGCTCGAGTGCAGAGAACACATCGGGCTCAGCGCCACGAAAAGTAACCGAATTATCAATGGGAGCCGGCGGCGGGCGTGGAGCGTTTACACGGATAGCGGCGCGGCGGCGTAAACCAATAAGAGGCGAAACGCCCTCCGTCGTGAAATAAGACGGACTCACCGGAGTCGCTGGACGAGTAGGTGGACAGCTCGCCGCCGGTGGAGCCGTAGTCCGACGCGGCCTCGCCGGCCTCCTGGGGCGCCATCAGGTTCTGGCAGTCCAGCGTGGAGCCGGCGATCTCCTCGAAGATGCTGGTGTTGATGTCGGACAGCAGCGGGCTGGAGCCCAGCAGGCTGGACACCAGCTTCTCCTCCAGGCTGCGGTCGCCCGCCAGGCACTGCCACAGGCAGTCCTCGTCGGTTGCCGCGGCGGCAGAGTGGAAGAAATCGCAGTTCCAGTTGAGCTGCATGTCGTGGTCCTCCAGCAGGATGTCGGACACGTAGCTCAGCTGGTCCTCCTTGGACAGCGGCTTGCCGCCCGGCCCGGCCTTCATGGGGGGGGACTGGGGCGGCGTGGGCAGCGACTGCAGGTCCTTCACCAGGCTCTGGCAGAACTCGTCGTCGAACAGCAGCGGCTCCGTGTACAGCCAGTCCTGAGACTGGGAGAAGCTCTGCAGCATGTCGGCGGGGAGAGAATCTGGGAGGACCAAAAAGAAAGGGATGCAAAacacacgtaaaaaaaaaaattataaatcggaCCGGCGACGTTTCAAAGGTTTAAAGTTTAAATCCCGGCGGCGCCACGGAGACACGCGTCAGAGCGAAAGTGTAAACCGGTTCCTCCAGACCGACTCCACAGCAgggagttaaaaaaagaaaaaagtgttaTCTGTGTTTACATCACTCTGGCCCCGCCCACTGCCCCCCAGAGGCAGTAAATCACCTCCCTGTGACGTCACAGGAACAGCTGGGAGAGACGGGGCAGAAACTTTACACCTCTTTTCCACAATTTACacacccccccccttctctcaacACCTGTAAATGGAGCACGGCTGCCTGCTGACATGGAAAACAAAAGCTCTTGAGATAAAGAATGAGTGGCTtttacccctccccccctcttctgGTTACTCAACACTTAAAAGCCCTCTGCTACTGCTTCACATGCATGCCCCCCCCCAGCAGGACCTCAAGCCTCACAACTTCTCAAATACTtcagaaaaaaactaatttgcACAAAACCAGATCGGTTAaagaccacccccccccccccacaggaggTGTGAAAAGACCACAAAACGAGGAAAGCATGCTGATTTACTCCTGTCTTCAAAAGACCCTGAATGCatcataattaaattaaatacctTAAAGCCACTCAAAATGAATAAAGCCTCCATAAATAAgtctttaaaattattatttttaagtcCGCAGTCattagaagggggggggggattcctgCGCTCCGCCTATGGAGACCTATGGCATGCGCATGTATAGCGGCGCTGTGCGCGAGAACAAAGCGGCAGTGTGCGCGCGGCACAggcggcagggggggggggggctttttatttttttattttaaaaaaaggacttcCTTTCTTTAAAACCACCACGGCCTCGGAACCGGAGCCCGAAACTTTAAATACAGAGCAAAACTGTAATTAATAGCGTTTACGGTGACACCCACCTTCCCGCACATGcgcactttaaaataaaaatcacactAAACTACttataatgcattttattcaCAAGACATGCCAGCGACTTAAGACtatatttggttttttttttaagtgaggaatgttaaaaaaatataagcaCTTAAATTCTcaatggggatttttttttcttttcacgcaGATCTGCGCACGCTGCTGCACCAGACTGCGCATATTTAAACCGCAACGTGCATAAAACTACGAGTCTACACTAGTTTGCCGGCTCCAGGTTGAGAGACACGGACCAGTACgttgaaataaatataataaataaaatataaaatataagaaAGCACAAAAAATGTTACATTCCTGTAGGTGAACTCGCAGTGCGGGTCATTTAAACCACGACGTGGCTCCCCACGTGAAACCAGCCAggcatttatttaaacaattttaacaactaacaacacacacgcatTATAACACtctaacaaacacacaaagagcaaGATTCTTCATAAGAAGCAGCCGCACggagactttcttttttttaaacgccacatgtgtaaaaaaaaaaaaacgagtcTTACCTTCTAATGAAGAGTGGGTGTAAAAAAAATGGCGGAAACTTAATAATATCCGAATTAAAGTCCACGGAGAGAGCGACGGAGCGCGAGCGGAGGCTTTATGAGCGCGAGGCGTGTTTTCTGCGTGTGAAATTAAAGTTGCAGCCGGGCAGCATGGTGTTTATATCCCGTCAGCGCGGCTCCTCCGCCGGGCAGACTGAGTGGGTGTGGCCGACCGGGGGTCGCTGGGTTTATACTCGCGCTGCACCGCGCGAGCCGGTGGCTGTGTCCTTCCGCCACAAGAAAATCGCGCCAAAACGTCGAAACGGGTAAAAATGGTCTGACGGCGCTCGGGGTCGTGGCTAATAAATCCGTCGCCGGTTCCCGTTTCGTTCGAGTCGTGGCGGATAAACCGGGGGGGACGGCGCGTGCGGTTATTTTCGCGTGGAAGCCGGGGGACTATGTTTTTTTCGTTGTTGAACCGCGCAGCGGGGCGGAGGGATACGCTGAGCAATGGGGCTTGGGATTCCAGGAAAATGGTGGCgggtaaaaaattaaaaaaaagttacgacAGAAACACACGTGGATTGCGAGGAGGACCGGGGTGTCtcgctgcctgtctgtctgcctgtctgtctccctccgcGGGGCGatttttaacacacacaaacaatgttaTTTGCGAGCCGCGTCACAATAAATGTGTTGTAGGCGGATCAATTATTAACTTTAATTCGTCATGGGTGTGGTGCATTCATGTACGTTGGGAGTTACAGGAATATTTagctttctccccccccccccctttacgtTTCTAGTGGTGGTGACTTTAGctggcagtgagacaggcagagagacaggctgcaTGCTTTTAAAGCCACGTTGTCTTCCAATTCCGACTCTTGCAGGTCCGTTTCACCATCCAcggtccactcctcctcctcctcctcctcctcctcctcctcctcctcctcctcctcctcccactagcccgttactactactacaaccGCAAACTATCTCAAACTGTCATCCCCTCCACAGTGTAATGCACACAGAGGCTCTCATGGCATTTAACTCCACTTACTGCTTATACGAGCTCCTCTACAGGCGGCTCGCGCTCGCGCTGTTAATGTACCGTgtgaataattaaaatgttcttttgtattatttatttttctacaaTATTTTACATCGTGTgcactttttagttttttaataaaACTGCAGAATAAAtgcagaaataaataataaataaatgagatgcgatgcaaaaaataaataaatcaatacaaaTCAATTTGATAGTAAgttgttacattttaaaaaagcccTGTGCGCGTGGGGATGAATGAACTCCAATCATCCGCGCGCTCACACGGATACCGCAAAAAGTGTGCACGCGGtctcgtgcgtgtgtgtgtgtgtgtgtgtgtgtgtgtgtgtgtgcagcagctgaTGCTGTAGGCGGATCACATGCAGCAGAACAGAACACGCTGCACACAAAGAGAGGAGATGTGAATAACTGGGTTAATGTGCCACCTACTGgctctctgcctgcctgcctggctgtctgtctgtctgcctctcagcCTGTCTGCCTGGCTGACTGACTGCCTGGCTGCTCCGCATGCTAATGAGCCCGATGGCCGCTGAGTGACTCACTTGATGACTGTATATAGCTCACAAATagcccacacaaacacatcgtACCGCTCTGCATGAATGTTAATAAagaagtgatgatgatgatgatgatgagcatCCATCTTCATCCTTCTTCACACATCTGGCCATCACCATACAcaaggtttattttttattgatgtGCCTTTCCAGAATTGTCATTTTACACATAACaactcatctgtgtgtgttttttatttcttgccGTGTGATGTGACAGAAActtattatattgtttttaatatgtaaataaaagtaaaataaaaaaatcactaGATGTAAACTATCACAACAATGTGAGAGTTATGTAACGTCTCTCCGATAGTGATGCAGGAACTACTTCTTCCTGCAGTGTCTCTTCCCATTTCTCACTTCGTATAGGTCCTCgattcctctcctcacctcctctccttgcGTCTTTAGTCCCTCCCCCCTGAGGCGAGGGCAGAGGAGTCTAGACTGCAGACGCTGAACAAAatgagacatatatatattttatatatttcattatatatatcgacatatatatatatattatatatagagatactgtacatatatatatatattatatatagagatacatatatatatacatatatatatatacatatatattaaataatatatacatatatatatatattttaatatatacatttgtatatataaataaatatatatatgaaataatatatatttatatatatttttatatagatttgtatatatatacaatatatatgtatatatatattttaaaaaatgtgaagaTATGGCCTAGAAGGATgtctcaaaataaaataaatataaatatataaattatattgaaAATGAGACGTCGCCCAAGAAGAGATCGATTCTGAGGTCacaggaaggaggacagaggacgcgaggagacacggagacacgaaGAGCGGCAATGCTAACAATTTTAACTATCTTAATAAACCTATAACTAAGTATTAAACGATAATTTCTCTAACCTATAACTAAGTATTAAACCATCTTTCCTTGAATCTAAGTTGTTCCCgtgaactttattttgaaaagtctgTCTGACTGTATCTAGAGGAACTGATCTGACCTCCTGAGTGACGATCGGTGCTCTCATTATAAAATGCGCCTCTTGAACTAATTTAAAGTGGACTGAGGGGTGTGagtcctcctcgccgcctcatGACGACGAGCTGATAACCTCCTCCCGCTGAACAATGGCCACTGTCATGAAGAGCGGGTCGTTAGGAGTGTGACGTCACACCCGGGACGCATCGCCCGGCTAGTTTCTGTCAAACCGTCACATCGCCGCACCGCCGGGACGAAAGGTCAACCTGCCGCCGACCGACCGACTGGTTTGACCGGCCCAGTGAACTCCATGCAATAAGCCGGCTAATaggacgaacacacacacacacacacacactcacacacacacacacacatacacacacacactcacacacacacacacactcacacacacacacacacacactcacacacacacacacaggcagcagcctgtctgtctgtctgcctgtctgtctgtctgcctgctttAATTAGACAACAGCAGCTACCGAggaataagcacacacacacacacacacacacacagttacacgcACATCCCTAGAGcgagtggttctcaaactctgGTTGGAGGGCTGGTTTCCGGTCCACTGGCAGCCGATGGAGGGACTTTAACACGTTTGTCTTCTTTCTATTTAAAGACATGTTTATGTTGACCGCCGTGTCGGCGTTTGTTGGTGAGGCCTGAGTTCCAGGGAGGGAGACCCTGAACGTGGAGCGCCTCATGCCTCCGGATGTGCGCTCATCTGGAGGCCGCGGCTCGTTCCCGTGTGAAACCACATTGTCGACTTATCTGTTGCGTAACCCCCGCAGTCGTCGCTGCTCTTCGCTGGTTGTGTGAAATCACAACAATAATCTTTTTCCAAAACATCCCAAAGGCTTCCTTGTCAGGTCTCAGTTGAAATGGACAAACGGAGATTGAGAGATTAAATGTGAGGCTCCTAGATCTCGTCACCGGCATCCAGAATAACTGTCGGCTCTGATGAACCCAAACGTACGTTCAGGAATACGTTTTCACATCAGCTTCATCTCACGTCGGCACAAAGTCACGATGGGAAAGGATTGAGATCAAGGtttcaactttttaatttaCCAACCTTAACAAAGTGACGATCCTAAATccttaataacaataataataacaatcccCATCGCAAACATTCTTACTTAATGTTACAGACAAGAAAACAAAACTAGGTAGTGCAAAAAGAACAAGGTAGTGCAAGaatgtagcgtaacaatgtatcttaacaatgtagcgtaacaatgtagcGGAACAATGTAGCGGAAAAATGTAGCGGAAAaatgtagcgtaacaatgtagcTTAACAATGTAGCGTACCAATGTAGCTCAACAATGTAGCTTaacaatgtagcgtaacaatgtagcgcaacaatgtagcttaacaatgtagcgcaacaatgtagTTTAACAATGTAGCTTaacaatgtagcgtaacaatgtagcgtaacaatgtagtgtaacaatgtagcgtaacaatgtagcgcaacaatgtagctTAACAATGTAGCTTAACAATGTAGCATAACAatgtagcgcaacaatgtagcgtaacaatgAAGCGGAACAAAGTAGCGGAACAAAGTAGCGGAACAATGTAGCGGAACAATGTAGCGGAACAAAGTATCGGAACAAAGTAGCGGAACAATGTAGCGGAACAATGTAGCGGAACAAAGTATCGGAACAAAGTAGCGGAACAAAGTAGCGGAACAAAgtagcgtaacaatgtagcGGAACAATGTAGCAGAAAAAAGTAGCGGAACAATGTAGCGGAACAATGTAGTGGAACAATGTAGCGGAACAATGTAGCGGAACAAAGTAGCGGAACAAAGTAGCGGAACAAAgtagcgtaacaatgtaacgGAACAAAGTAGCGGAACAAAGTAGCGGAACAATGTAGCGGAACAATGTAGCGGAACAAAGTATCGGAACAAAGTAGCGGAACAAAGTAGCGGAACAAAGTAGCGGAACAAAgtagcgtaacaatgtagcGGAACAATGTAGCAGAAAAAAGTAGCGGAACAATGTAGCGGAACAATGTAGTGGAACAATGTAGCGGAACAATGTAGCGGAACAAAGTAGCGGAACAAAGTAGCGGAACAAAgtagcgtaacaatgtaacgGAACAAAGTAGCGGAACAATGTAGTGGAACAATGTAACGGAACAAAGTAGCGGAACAAAGTAGCGGAACAAAgtagcgcaacaatgtagcacaacaatgtagcacaacaatgtagcgtaacaatgtagcataacaatgtagcgcaacaatgtagcgtaacaatgtagcgcaacaatgtagcgtaacaatgtagcgtaacaatgtagcgcaacaatgtagcgGAACAAAGTATCGGAACAAAGTAGCGGAACAATGTAGCGGAACAATGTAGCGGAACAAAGTATCGGAACAAAGTAGCGGAACAAAGTAGCGGAACAAAGTAGCGTAACAATGTATCTTaacaatgtagcgtaacaatgtagcGGAACAATGTAGCGGAAAAATGTAGCGGAAAaatgtagcgtaacaatgtagcTTAACAATGTAGCATACcaatgtagcgtaacaatgtagcGAACAATgtagcaacaatgtagctcaaCAATGTAGTGTAACAatgtagcgcaacaatgtagcgtaacaatgAAGCGGAACAAAGTAGCGGAACAAAGTAGCGGAACAATGTAGCGGAACAATGTAGCGGAACAAAGTATCGGAACAAAGTAGCGGAACAATGTAGCGGAACGATGTAGCGGAACAAAGTATCGGAACAAAGTAGCGGAACAAAGTAGCGGAACAAAGTAGCGGAACAATGTAGCGGAACAATGTAGCAGAAAAATGTAGCGGAACAATGTAGCGGAACAATGTAGTGGAACAATGTAGCGGAACAATGTAGCGGAACAAAGTAGCGGAACAAAgtagcgtaacaatgtaacgGAACAAAGTAGCGGAACAATGTAGTGGAACAATGTAACGGAACAAAGTAGCGGAACAAAGTAGCGGAACAAAgtagcgcaacaatgtagcacaacaatgtagcgtaacaatgtagcataacaatgtagcgcaacaatgtagcgtaacaatgtagcgtaacaatgtagcgcaacaatgtagcgtaacaatgtagcgtaacaatgtagcgcaacaatgtagcacaacaatgtagcacaacaatgtagcgtaacaatgtagcataacaatgtagcgtaacaatgtagcgcaacaatgtagcgcaacaatgtagcgtaacaatgtagcGGAACAATGTAGCGGAACAATGTAGCGGAACAATGTAGCGGAACAAAGTAGCGGAACAATGTAGCGGAACAAAGTAGCGGATCAAGGCCTAACAACGTTGATTGTCTTTAAAAGGGTTTTCAGGGTGTTCTTTGTTTAAAGCCTGATATTAAAATAATGAACTCAAAATTATAAATCAcatatgaatgtttttttccagaATTTTAAGAAGTCAGACGGTTAATTTATTGTCACAGAATGAGTATCGACTTTGTCCAATGATTCTCTTTGTAAAGGAAttcaagaaaagaagaaagagagcatCATCAGTTCCCAAACATGTCTGTATTGAACTGGAACACGCCACGGTAACGTTCCCCTTCGGTTCTTTCATCACACGACTCAAACGTCGGGACCATTTCCTGTCGCGGCGGCGGGGGTTAGCATCCACGCGTCATTTGCATCACTTTACATCCGTCGCTATGAACGTCGGAGCGGTTCCCAGCGGGACCATCGACTCGTCATTTCCATTTGTTTCCAAATGTAAACACAGCGGCTCATGAACGCACCGCGGGGGGCTGACGAGCCGTTAGAGACGCTTCACAAGTCGGATCCATCGGGTCCTTCGAGGAGGAGAAACTCCGCGGCTTGAAGGATGATGTTCTACCGGCTGCATTTTTTTCCGGGGCCTTGAGCAGAATGTTCCCGACCTCATCTTCCTATTTTAGGGGCATTTTTCCTTCTttgaacattttgtatttataaagATGAATTGGCCGTATGTGGAACCCACAAAAAGACATAACTCATATTAAAGGACTGCTGTTATTGCTTTGCTCAAACAATCCAAGTCCTTAAAACACTTCAAGTTGGATATCCTGTAAACTGTTTGATTCGGCAGCCAACATATTGACTCCCGTGTAGAATTCAATGACCTCTTGTTTCTGAAGCATTTAAAAGAAATTTGGCCACTTTGCTTAATCCTTAGACGTGCAAATAGAGCTTTGCTAGCGGcgagccgagtgtgaagcgacCCTCAGGGTGCAAATGAGAGCGAGAGGAACCGACGCCCGCTGGGGGCGGCTTGAATTTAGTAAGAAAGGACGGCACTCAAAGTGAGGAGCACACGATGCAGTCGAATGTGTAGGGCTTATTGGATTGCTTCACTTATGTCTCCTgacaaccagggggcgactcctctggttgtatagatgtctatgcttcatgtgttaaagctgcatcctctctcctgaccaccagggggcgactcctctggttgtatagaagtctatgcttcatgtgttaaagctgcattctctctcctgaccaccaaggggcgactcctctggttgtatagaagtatatgcttcatgtgttaaagctgcattctctactACAATGACACAACATTAAAATAGCTTGACATTTAATATTAgattagtttttgtgtttttatctgtATTAGTGCAAGTTTGTTAAACTAAAGCAGCGACGGGGAAGTTTTGGTCATTCTTGCCGGTCACGGAGAGAAAGAAcggctcatcctcctcttcccgtCATTCCTGTGAAATGACAGCTCTTGAAGCATCACCACATGATCTCACCAAACGGTAATGACAGacctgcacacagacacacacacacacacacacacacacacagacactcaaagGTTTTTGCTGTTGTGTAATCGAGCTGTATATAAATTTATCCCGGGagaaaatgaaatacaaacCGATTCGTCCTCTCGCTCTCGGCATCGATGCGTTCTATATTTTCTTGTTGCTTCCAATAAAAAGATGCCGAACTGTCACCAGCAGCTCCGGAGCTGTCTTCCTATTGGACGAGAGAGGGAAGACCACACAAGTTCAACgctagaagtctatgcttcatgtgttaaagctgcattatctctcctgaccaccagggggcgactcctctggttgtatagaagtatatgcttcatgtgttaaagctgcattctctcctgaccaccagggggcgactcctctggttgtatagaagtctatgcttcatgtgttaaagctgcattctctctcctgaccaccagggggcgactcctctggttgtatagaagtctatgcttcatgtgttaaagctgcattctctctcctgaccaccagggggcgactcctctggttgtatagaagtctacgcttcatgtgttaaagctgcaatctctctagtgaccaccagggggcgactcctctggttgtatagaagtctacgcttcatgtgttaaagctgcattatctctcctgaccaccagggggcgactcctctggttgtatagaagtctatataaatgacttctctcttgatttattcctcaGTAAACTTCGTAGTTTATGTTCTCAAAGTCTTTTGTTGTCAtatgaaaatatttgttttcagtttttttatttttaatgtacaAATGACGGGTGAATATGAATAATACGGATAAAATATGAGCCTCGTGTTGAATTGACTTTGTGTTCTTTAgtcatgaacacattcagaaacGCTGAGTGTGTTTTTCCTCtcataacacaaaataaaacatctaaaTTCCGCGGATACTCTGAATGAAACtaaataaacagtttttatTCCCATTTGTGAACGTGGAAACTATTTTTACAGACGACGCATATTCTGCCAATTCAGTGAAAATAACTTTGACTTCACGTTACAGGTCAGGGGAAAAGAACAATACAACGAAAACACCAACCGGAGCGCCGCAGACCCGAGGCCGACCGCCGGCAGCCGCTTTAAAGGGAGTCGTGGTTTAGGGTGGAGTCTCTCCTCCGCCGGGCAGAGCTCACTAAGCtgctggaaagaaagaaaaaacggaGGAAGAGCAGCCGTGGGGCATTCTGGGAACAGCCttcatgtgggggggggggggggggtgcgtgtgtgtgtgtgtggttcggCGTGCTTGGTGGTAAGTTATCAAAGGGAGTAAATACAACTTTGCCAGGAACATGTAAAAGTGCATCCTGTTGCACTTTctccacgctgtgtgtgtgtgtgtgtgttcctgtcctTATATCCTTATAAGGACCACATGCCTCTAAAAGTCCTCTTAAAACACAGATGGTGTGAAGTTCTGCAGGAGGACCGTTGGTTCTGGGCCGTGTGTGACAACGGGGCTGATTGTCATTGAAAGCCTCAACACGtctttaaaataacatttgacACACAgatttataaaaagaaaatgttttattcattattcaagttgaaaaacatttattatgttaaaaaaacattgttaggTTGTTTTCTCATATTTTAAGGCGCAAATGAAGCCTGCTCTGTTTATTGGTTTATTTCTGACTCAAGGCAACgttttggttgtatagaagtctatgcttcatgtgttaaa
Proteins encoded:
- the mych gene encoding myelocytomatosis oncogene homolog, with amino-acid sequence MLQSFSQSQDWLYTEPLLFDDEFCQSLVKDLQSLPTPPQSPPMKAGPGGKPLSKEDQLSYVSDILLEDHDMQLNWNCDFFHSAAAATDEDCLWQCLAGDRSLEEKLVSSLLGSSPLLSDINTSIFEEIAGSTLDCQNLMAPQEAGEAASDYGSTGGELSTYSSSDSEEEIDVVTVVRCSSGSSPRPSLSDLSARQQKREEEQRAHQRHYFEIHLQHNYAAPCPASPPPSYSKRSRLSENSSSSSRFHRSSRSRSSRHHHDGVGRSTHHHHHHSSSSSRNSVETEDEEERRRTHNVMERQRRNELKTCFVHLRDNVPELSHNDKASKVVILKKARDCIYDLEDEGHRLQAKRDRLHARQEELSARLDQLRS